In one Prosthecochloris aestuarii DSM 271 genomic region, the following are encoded:
- the thrA gene encoding bifunctional aspartate kinase/homoserine dehydrogenase I codes for MNVLKFGGTSIENGKRIRNVLNIIRDAMHDGPVIVVVSAIRKVTDLLLDAALTACRGGGDYKEKLVDIERLHTALVEDLLTGEKAEDVQRYLCGVLSELGDVLHGVSLLRELSEKSSALIMSFGERFSAYIISSYLSQEGVAASYVDARGMIVTDTSHGDARVDMEASALQIRERLNNADSIPVVTGYIGSAPDGTVTTLGRGGSDYTATIIGSVLGAGEIQIWTDVDGFFSADPKRVRDAYALPFISYAEAMELSHAGAKVLHPYAVHPAMKAGIPITIRNSMNPGAPGTRIEKLSSEEAVSARPVTGLSSISDIVLLNISGSGMVGVPGIASRLFSCLARHMINIIFISQASSEQSISLAINALQASKAQMALDDEFAVELGSRQIESLTVRQDISMIAVVGKSMSGHPGVSAHLFETLGKNGINVIAVAQGANEMNISFVIDSHDEDKALNCVHESFFLSRRKVHVFIAGTGTISSSLIGQIRDHHETLSVGKNLDIVVCGMANTRMMALNNEGIDLNDWQSALQPREGERTIGDYLARIRSRNLHNTIFVDCTASADVAAAYPELLRSNISVVTANKLGMAGSWDLYETINDALNSSNAKFLYETNVGAGLPIINTLNDLRNSGDKILKIEGVLSGTLSYIFNELRKGGAFSRIVRQARDAGFTEPDPREDLSGADFARKFLILGRELGFRINYEDIQCESLVPDHLMGQMPVEEFLEKLACVDEEYDDMNRKAAAEGMTIAYAGEINGGKAKISVKMLPLSNPVAGLNGTENMVVFTTDRYFDTPLVVKGPGAGGEVTAGGVFADILRIASYLV; via the coding sequence ATGAACGTCTTAAAATTCGGCGGTACGTCGATAGAAAACGGCAAGAGGATCAGAAATGTTCTGAATATTATCCGGGATGCAATGCATGATGGTCCCGTTATCGTTGTCGTTTCCGCTATCCGCAAGGTGACAGATCTTCTTCTCGATGCGGCCCTGACTGCATGCCGCGGCGGTGGGGACTATAAAGAAAAGCTTGTGGACATTGAGCGTTTGCATACCGCTCTGGTTGAGGACCTTCTGACAGGAGAAAAGGCAGAAGATGTTCAGCGATATCTGTGCGGGGTGCTTTCTGAACTGGGCGATGTGTTGCACGGAGTCTCTCTGCTGCGTGAGTTGTCGGAAAAAAGCAGTGCGTTGATCATGAGCTTCGGTGAGCGTTTTTCGGCCTATATCATCAGCAGTTATCTCAGTCAGGAGGGTGTGGCGGCATCCTATGTCGATGCTCGCGGGATGATTGTTACCGATACATCGCACGGTGATGCTCGAGTCGATATGGAGGCCTCTGCGCTCCAGATCAGGGAGCGGCTGAACAATGCAGATTCCATTCCTGTTGTAACCGGCTATATCGGGTCAGCTCCCGATGGAACGGTGACGACTCTCGGTCGCGGAGGCTCGGATTACACGGCGACGATTATCGGTTCCGTACTCGGCGCCGGAGAGATTCAGATCTGGACGGATGTCGATGGATTTTTCAGTGCTGATCCGAAACGTGTCAGGGACGCTTACGCGCTTCCATTTATCAGTTATGCCGAGGCTATGGAGCTCTCACATGCCGGCGCAAAAGTGCTGCATCCATACGCCGTTCATCCTGCTATGAAGGCAGGGATTCCCATTACGATCAGAAATTCGATGAACCCTGGAGCTCCTGGGACAAGGATTGAGAAGCTCTCTTCGGAAGAGGCGGTATCGGCTCGTCCGGTAACCGGCTTGAGTTCAATCAGTGATATTGTGCTGCTCAATATTTCAGGAAGCGGGATGGTTGGTGTGCCAGGAATCGCATCAAGGCTTTTCAGCTGTCTTGCCCGCCATATGATCAATATCATTTTTATTTCACAGGCCTCATCGGAGCAGTCCATCAGCCTTGCCATTAATGCCCTTCAGGCATCGAAAGCCCAGATGGCGCTTGATGATGAGTTTGCTGTCGAGCTTGGTTCCCGCCAGATCGAGTCACTGACGGTACGTCAAGATATATCGATGATCGCCGTGGTCGGTAAAAGCATGTCCGGTCATCCCGGTGTTTCAGCGCATCTCTTTGAAACGCTTGGTAAAAACGGAATCAATGTCATTGCGGTTGCTCAGGGCGCCAATGAAATGAACATATCTTTCGTGATCGACAGCCACGACGAAGATAAAGCGTTGAACTGCGTTCACGAGTCCTTCTTTCTTTCGCGTCGAAAGGTGCATGTCTTTATTGCCGGTACAGGGACGATTTCAAGTAGTCTCATTGGTCAGATCCGTGATCACCATGAGACGCTTTCTGTTGGAAAAAATCTTGATATCGTTGTCTGCGGCATGGCTAACACGCGTATGATGGCTCTCAATAACGAGGGGATCGATTTGAATGATTGGCAAAGCGCGCTTCAGCCCCGTGAAGGGGAGAGAACGATCGGTGATTACCTTGCCCGCATCAGAAGCCGCAACCTTCATAACACCATCTTTGTAGACTGCACGGCCAGTGCCGATGTCGCTGCTGCGTATCCGGAGCTTCTGCGATCGAATATTTCTGTGGTGACGGCCAACAAGCTTGGTATGGCCGGTTCCTGGGATCTTTATGAAACCATCAACGATGCCCTGAACAGCTCGAATGCCAAATTTCTCTATGAAACCAATGTCGGCGCGGGTTTGCCGATCATCAATACGCTCAACGATTTGCGCAACAGCGGCGACAAGATCCTCAAAATTGAAGGGGTGCTTTCCGGAACGCTCAGCTATATTTTCAATGAGTTGCGCAAGGGGGGGGCTTTCAGCCGCATCGTGCGTCAGGCTCGTGATGCCGGCTTTACGGAACCCGATCCCAGAGAGGACCTTTCAGGGGCCGATTTCGCAAGGAAATTTCTGATTCTCGGCAGGGAGCTCGGTTTCAGAATCAATTATGAGGATATCCAGTGTGAAAGTCTTGTGCCTGATCATCTGATGGGCCAGATGCCTGTCGAAGAGTTTCTCGAAAAGCTTGCCTGTGTGGATGAGGAGTATGACGACATGAATAGAAAGGCAGCCGCGGAGGGTATGACGATCGCCTATGCCGGTGAAATTAACGGCGGTAAGGCGAAAATCAGTGTCAAGATGCTGCCGTTGTCCAATCCTGTCGCCGGTTTGAACGGTACGGAAAATATGGTCGTCTTTACGACGGACAGGTATTTCGATACGCCTCTTGTTGTCAAGGGTCCCGGTGCGGGCGGCGAGGTGACAGCGGGCGGAGTTTTTGCTGATATTCTCCGGATTGCAAGTTATCTGGTGTAG